A single genomic interval of Croceibacter atlanticus HTCC2559 harbors:
- a CDS encoding class I SAM-dependent methyltransferase codes for MDKQSHIQIHETAFFTSSFRAFNEALSGDEYAKLWLNPKTDAWIQEYLTEVSSEETYTHCLRNRFFLETIKDLAASKQIEVLINFGSGFSMYPFLLDESLIHIEIDKPEIVNYKASKIEEWQNEKKLPKRDLHFVGVDFSEDYKTKLLEQIQQIKGDKPCFILIEGVLFFLDKAETDGLFSFFNLIQTDGDYVGSASFQDDLKSSTAFKRLLRFLNKKVSKTSESDYLTLQDSYYKSLPNYNLIDHQDYFSLSKTYNNTIHLKPDLILNEHFYVLKKQLQS; via the coding sequence ATGGACAAACAATCGCATATACAAATACATGAGACAGCCTTTTTTACGTCTTCTTTTAGAGCATTTAATGAAGCGTTAAGTGGCGATGAGTATGCAAAACTATGGCTTAACCCTAAAACAGATGCTTGGATACAAGAGTACTTAACCGAAGTATCTTCAGAAGAAACGTATACACATTGCTTAAGGAACAGGTTTTTTTTAGAGACTATAAAAGATTTAGCAGCATCTAAACAAATAGAGGTGCTTATAAACTTTGGTAGCGGTTTTAGTATGTATCCATTTTTATTAGATGAATCTCTTATACATATAGAAATAGATAAACCTGAGATTGTAAACTATAAGGCTTCTAAAATAGAGGAGTGGCAAAATGAAAAAAAGTTGCCTAAGCGTGATTTGCACTTTGTAGGTGTAGACTTTAGCGAAGATTACAAAACAAAATTACTAGAGCAAATACAACAAATAAAAGGAGATAAACCTTGTTTTATACTTATTGAAGGTGTGCTCTTCTTCTTAGATAAAGCTGAAACAGACGGTTTGTTCAGTTTCTTTAATCTCATACAAACCGATGGTGATTATGTAGGAAGTGCTTCATTTCAAGATGATTTAAAATCATCAACCGCTTTTAAAAGATTGTTGCGCTTTTTAAATAAGAAAGTTTCAAAAACCAGTGAAAGTGATTATCTAACATTGCAGGATTCATATTATAAATCACTGCCAAATTATAACTTAATAGACCATCAGGATTACTTCAGTCTTTCAAAAACCTATAATAATACCATACACTTAAAACCAGATTTGATTTTAAATGAGCACTTTTATGTGCTTAAAAAACAACTACAATCTTAA